A genomic window from Lotus japonicus ecotype B-129 chromosome 1, LjGifu_v1.2 includes:
- the LOC130739961 gene encoding uncharacterized protein LOC130739961, with amino-acid sequence MDPVVTPFHTLSQLSLWPHIWTIKVRVIGLWKTPEDMMESSHSSLNMVLIDREAVKIEAYVCKEDPMTKNIVPGCVYKFSIFQVTCNHGDNRVTNHRYKLLLHSRTLIFPSVEPSIPFDGYDFLDIGHIRRNFDTFTYLIGYNLSQSMLFLISAVDDIAGLVSSASKEKLLIKNNTMHKMITVELVDTGGRMRCLFVGDIVSMFVQYLCSNWTSKFVVGLQFAALKYVEGKLMVKSIPNVTKLHLNPIVEEQSAFAERFRGFEIEEPVAYIGYRDIRLNLQDDFINLHPAKTLAQLIHTKERGVFIVRARIVSVIKGAGWAYPSCRCYTELKSVNDGYSCSRCFRNMVKMIHRYRVKVEVYDGLESAVFVLGDPEAMQIIERACEEFVYVSQQPLAANFPREIEDKLVGAEVLFKIRNDTGSLYNGHCCYDVLRICSDTETMDLFTPNCSSITPLKSKFVPPFTYLEEDSVEAAAGAENVVSFDEDELMSDMQYHGTQFEGYPSEESTARSVTPMTGVLPLRRKLFHGSEFGDGKEPDGIQVKEGVHEEFLATVE; translated from the exons ATGGATCCTGTTGTGACGCCCTTCCACACGTTAAGCCAACTTTCATTGTGGCCACATATCTGGACAATTAAAGTTCGTGTAATTGGTTTGTGGAAGACTCCTGAAGATATGATGGAATCAAGTCATTCATCCTTGAACATGGTTTTGATAGACCGTGAG GCTGTCAAGATTGAAGCATATGTATGCAAGGAAGACCCAATGACTAAGAACATAGTTCCTGGTTGTGTCTATAAGTTTTCAATTTTCCAGGTTACTTGCAACCATGGTGATAATCGTGTAACAAACCATCGTTACAAGCTGCTCTTGCACTCTCGCACTTTGATTTTCCCCTCTGTGGAACCAAGTATCCCTTTTGATGGATATGATTTTCTTGACATTGGGCATATTCGAAGGAACTTTGACACATTTACCTACCTGATAGGTTATAACTTATCACAATCAATGTTATTTCTAATTTCAGCAGTGGATG ATATTGCTGGGCTGGTTTCTTCCGCATCTAAGGAGAAGCTGCTTATAAAGAATAATACCATGCATAAAATGATTACTGTGGAACTTGTTGACACAGG GGGGAGGATGCGTTGTTTATTTGTCGGAGACATTGTTTCGATGTTTGTTCAGTACCTGTGCTCTAATTGGACTTCAAAATTTGTTGTTGGGCTGCAATTTGCTGCACTTAAATATGTTGAAG GGAAACTTATGGTTAAAAGTATTCCTAATGTCACCAAGCTTCACCTGAATCCTATTGTAGAAGAGCAGTCAGCTTTTGCTGAGAG ATTTAGGGGCTTTGAAATTGAAGAGCCGGTTGCATATATTGGGTATCGTGATATTCGTTTGAACTTGCAAGATGATTTTATTAACTTGCATCCAGCTAAAACATTAGCCCAGCTTATTCACACAAAGGAG AGGGGTGTGTTCATTGTTCGGGCTCGCATTGTGTCTGTCATTAAAGGTGCTGGCTGGGCATACCCTTCTTGCCGCTGCTATACTGAACTGAAATCTGTCAACGATGGTTATAGTTGTAGTCGTTGTTTTAGGAACATGGTGAAAATGATTCATAG GTATCGTGTTAAGGTTGAGGTTTATGATGGGCTTGAAAGTGCTGTGTTTGTTTTGGGTGATCCAGAAGCTATGCAGATCATTGAAAGAGCTTGTGAAGAATTTGTATATGTATCTCAG CAACCTTTGGCAGCCAACTTTCCACGTGAGATTGAAGACAAATTGGTTGGTGCAGAAGTTTTATTCAAGATTCGTAATGATACTGGAAGCCTCTATAATGGTCACTGCTGTTATGATGTTCTTCGAATTTGTTCTGATACTGAAACAATGGACTTGTTTACTCCTAACTGCTCAAGTATTACACCATTGAAG TCTAAGTTTGTTCCTCCTTTCACTTATCTGGAGGAAGACAGTGTGGAAGCTGCTGCTGGTGCAGAAAATGTTGTTAgctttgatgaagatgagctgatgAGTGATATGCAGTACCATGGAACTCAGTTTGAAGGTTATCCTTCCGAGGAATCAACTGCTCGCAGCGTCACTCCAATGACTGGTGTCCTGCCTTTAAGGAGGAAATTATTTCATGGATCTGAATTTGGTGATGGCAAGGAACCTGATGGCATTCAAGTTAAAGAAGGAGTGCATGAGGAATTTCTTGCTACTGTGGAATGA